In the Telopea speciosissima isolate NSW1024214 ecotype Mountain lineage chromosome 2, Tspe_v1, whole genome shotgun sequence genome, one interval contains:
- the LOC122649892 gene encoding uncharacterized protein LOC122649892, whose protein sequence is MRLSSKPISSPGRADKFPPPLTRFLRSNVGSRSRGRSRSSPMFVRKKNASTAVETQEPSSPKVTCIGQVRVRRSKQAGAKKPSRSSATASKRGFRWIRKAFMCNYSVRKLKPKSSRSRPIWRKWFLFLQVGYRRKVDSAKDSVVGESKREEIDEDSNRGDEDEEEEEEEEEKANVFVSSSPPKNALLLMRSRSAPYRASSLANRFWGSPSPIEDAGDGKKEQECENRVETEDGKEKEEEEEERPTSGKEVTCRDSAAESRKCSETDEKLGFSDGFQSSSSERSTKTTGIGIVPSKLVEGESVRPLVLTRCKSEPARRTEKFDPEMSFWKKRRLRLGERCPPHVYD, encoded by the coding sequence ATGCGGCTCTCTTCGAAACCCATCTCGAGTCCAGGTCGTGCAGACAAGTTTCCGCCTCCATTAACAAGGTTTCTGAGAAGCAATGTGGGAAGTAGAAGCAGGGGAAGGTCTCGTTCAAGCCCTATGTTTGTGCGAAAGAAGAATGCTTCTACGGCCGTTGAAACCCAAGAACCCTCTTCCCCTAAGGTCACCTGTATTGGGCAAGTTCGTGTACGAAGATCCAAGCAAGCTGGGGCTAAAAAGCCCAGTCGAAGCAGTGCCACCGCCAGCAAACGCGGGTTTCGGTGGATTCGTAAGGCTTTTATGTGCAACTACTCCGTCAGAAAACTCAAGCCTAAGTCGTCTCGTTCTCGTCCTATATGGCGGAAATGGTTTCTGTTTCTCCAAGTGGGTTATCGGAGAAAAGTCGATTCCGCCAAAGATTCTGTGGTCGGAGAATCTAAACGAGAAGAAATCGATGAGGATTCTAACCGAGGAgacgaagacgaagaagaagaagaggaagaggaagagaaagcaaatgtttttgtttcttcttccccaccGAAAAACGCTTTACTGCTCATGAGAAGCAGATCAGCTCCATACCGAGCTTCCTCTCTGGCTAATCGATTCTGGGGTTCACCTTCTCCGATTGAAGATGCTGGGGATGGTAAGAAAGAGCAGGAATGCGAAAACCGCGTCGAAACCGAAGacggaaaagaaaaagaagaagaagaagaagagagacccACATCGGGAAAAGAAGTCACTTGCAGAGATTCGGCTGCAGAATCAAGAAAATGTTCAGAAACAGATGAAAAGTTAGGATTTTCCGATGGATTTCAAAGCTCAAGCAGTGAACGAAGTACCAAAACCACCGGAATCGGCATTGTACCGTCGAAACTAGTGGAAGGAGAATCTGTCCGGCCATTGGTACTAACCAGATGTAAATCAGAACCGGCGAGAAGAACAGAAAAGTTCGATCCAGAGATGTCATTCTGGAAGAAAAGAAGGTTGCGTTTGGGTGAGAGATGTCCACCACATGTTTATGATTGA
- the LOC122653244 gene encoding uncharacterized protein LOC122653244 isoform X1 yields the protein MWQFLLAAAVAGSSYFAQRMFWNGNPEMAEKSEQQDNDVVKAEEEVVHVDPEKPPVPPPLFVSSSVISSGFCRFSDSLNCEVRSSKTGEGSIFRFSSLGDEGGIESSYGSKGSLKAGDGYDAWKRNDGVRRRLGSKKYEKSASTGRYGGVVEESRKKGKRYFLCLKRRRTNKNATGRCEPCSSTGSTLFSWGLGVGIMYMVSAGKSEINKLNTTVHETAKVVQELQNELNQKKSYRDAQNASCKSKIDSTPRNISCMHKQQVVSNSDAEQEDSNYPKDLGLQVTDDVDCVSSVLTEEPEPEALKMDQLEAELESELQKIPWCVAEEASSYEGNFINLGKLEPEHSVNIMNTELLADRLSGPHNPEGIYFDSHQSHGVLPSELDQKLCHLLIEQQESQILVLETKLQSSQSKLHEKETELQALKDCVRHLTELSLETVSDETEEAETQTIGRDWNNCTNSSLSAELLGDGANNMVGKKSMVGMKRVMESQSCDCHLRENAGSVCGWGCM from the exons ATGTGGCAGTTTTTATTAGCCGCTGCGGTGGCTGGATCTAGCTACTTCGCCCAACGCATGTTTTGGAATGGAAATCCCGAGATGGCTGAGAAATCTGAGCAGCAGGACAATGACGTAGTGAAGGCTGAGGAAGAGGTAGTACATGTTGATCCTGAGAAACCCCCAGTTCCGCCCCCTCTGTTTGTTTCATCTTCTGTGATCTCAAGTGGATTTTGTCGATTTTCTGATTCTTTGAACTGCGAGGTGAGGAGTTCAAAGACTGGAGAAGGGAGTATCTTCAGATTCTCTAGTTTGGGTGATGAGGGTGGAATTGAGTCTTCATACGGTTCGAAGGGTTCGCTAAAAGCCGGTGATGggtatgatgcatggaagagAAATGATGGTGTTAGGAGAAGACTTGGGTCTAAGAAATACGAGAAATCAGCTTCTACAGGCCGTTATGGAGGTGTGGTGGAGGAAtcgaggaagaagggaaaaaggtatttcctttgcttgaaaaggaggaggaccaaCAAGAATGCTACTGGGAGATGCGAGCCATGTTCTTCCACAg GTAGCACATTATTCAGCTGGGGACTCGGTGTTGGCATTATGTACATGGTATCAGCTGGGAAATCTGAGATCAACAAACTGAATACCACTGTACACGAAACTGCAAAAGTTGTGCAGGAGTTACAAAATGAACTTAATCAAAAGAAATCTTATCGTGATGCGCAAAATGCAAGTTGCAAGAGTAAAATTGATTCCACTCCCAGGAATATCAGCTGTATGCATAAGCAGCAAGTGGTTTCTAATTCAGATGCAGAACAAGAAGACTCCAATTATCCCAAAGATTTGGGTCTTCAAGTTACTGATGATGTTGACTGTGTTAGTAGTGTTCTTACAGAAGAGCCAGAGCCAGAGGCACTAAAAATGGATCAGCTTGAAGCAGAGCTTGAATCTGAACTGCAGAAAATTCCTTGGTGTGTCGCAGAAGAAGCATCTAGTTATGAAGGCAACTTCATAAATTTGGGAAAG CTTGAGCCGGAACATTCTGTGAACATCATGAACACTGAACTCTTGGCTGATAGACTATCAGGTCCACACAACCCAGAAGGCATTTATTTTGACTCTCACCAATCCCATGGAGTTTTACCATCTGAACTGGATCAGAAACTGTGTCATTTGCTCATTGAGCAGCAGGAGAGCCAGATCCTAGTTCTGGAAACTAAACTGCAGTCAAGCCAGAGCAAACTTCATGAGAAGGAAACAGAACTCCAGGCATTGAAGGACTGTGTTCGTCACCTCACCGAACTTTCTCTTGAAACAGTTTCAG ATGAAACTGAGGAGGCTGAAACACAGACCATTGGAAGAGACTGGAACAATTGTACCAACTCATCATTATCTGCAGAGTTGCTTGGTGATGGTGCTAACAATAtggtgggaaagaaatcaaTGGTTGGGATGAAAAGAGTAATGGAGTCCCAATCATGTGATTGTCATTTGAGAGAGAATGCAGGCTCTGTATGTGGGTGGGGATGCATGTAA
- the LOC122653244 gene encoding uncharacterized protein LOC122653244 isoform X2 — translation MWQFLLAAAVAGSSYFAQRMFWNGNPEMAEKSEQQDNDVVKAEEEVVHVDPEKPPVPPPLFVSSSVISSGFCRFSDSLNCEVRSSKTGEGSIFRFSSLGDEGGIESSYGSKGSLKAGDGYDAWKRNDGVRRRLGSKKYEKSASTGRYGGVVEESRKKGKRYFLCLKRRRTNKNATGRCEPCSSTGSTLFSWGLGVGIMYMVSAGKSEINKLNTTVHETAKVVQELQNELNQKKSYRDAQNASCKSKIDSTPRNISCMHKQQVVSNSDAEQEDSNYPKDLGLQVTDDVDCVSSVLTEEPEPEALKMDQLEAELESELQKIPWCVAEEASSYEGNFINLGKLEPEHSVNIMNTELLADRLSGPHNPEGIYFDSHQSHGVLPSELDQKLCHLLIEQQESQILVLETKLQSSQSKLHEKETELQALKDCVRHLTELSLETVSGMMKLRRLKHRPLEETGTIVPTHHYLQSCLVMVLTIWWERNQWLG, via the exons ATGTGGCAGTTTTTATTAGCCGCTGCGGTGGCTGGATCTAGCTACTTCGCCCAACGCATGTTTTGGAATGGAAATCCCGAGATGGCTGAGAAATCTGAGCAGCAGGACAATGACGTAGTGAAGGCTGAGGAAGAGGTAGTACATGTTGATCCTGAGAAACCCCCAGTTCCGCCCCCTCTGTTTGTTTCATCTTCTGTGATCTCAAGTGGATTTTGTCGATTTTCTGATTCTTTGAACTGCGAGGTGAGGAGTTCAAAGACTGGAGAAGGGAGTATCTTCAGATTCTCTAGTTTGGGTGATGAGGGTGGAATTGAGTCTTCATACGGTTCGAAGGGTTCGCTAAAAGCCGGTGATGggtatgatgcatggaagagAAATGATGGTGTTAGGAGAAGACTTGGGTCTAAGAAATACGAGAAATCAGCTTCTACAGGCCGTTATGGAGGTGTGGTGGAGGAAtcgaggaagaagggaaaaaggtatttcctttgcttgaaaaggaggaggaccaaCAAGAATGCTACTGGGAGATGCGAGCCATGTTCTTCCACAg GTAGCACATTATTCAGCTGGGGACTCGGTGTTGGCATTATGTACATGGTATCAGCTGGGAAATCTGAGATCAACAAACTGAATACCACTGTACACGAAACTGCAAAAGTTGTGCAGGAGTTACAAAATGAACTTAATCAAAAGAAATCTTATCGTGATGCGCAAAATGCAAGTTGCAAGAGTAAAATTGATTCCACTCCCAGGAATATCAGCTGTATGCATAAGCAGCAAGTGGTTTCTAATTCAGATGCAGAACAAGAAGACTCCAATTATCCCAAAGATTTGGGTCTTCAAGTTACTGATGATGTTGACTGTGTTAGTAGTGTTCTTACAGAAGAGCCAGAGCCAGAGGCACTAAAAATGGATCAGCTTGAAGCAGAGCTTGAATCTGAACTGCAGAAAATTCCTTGGTGTGTCGCAGAAGAAGCATCTAGTTATGAAGGCAACTTCATAAATTTGGGAAAG CTTGAGCCGGAACATTCTGTGAACATCATGAACACTGAACTCTTGGCTGATAGACTATCAGGTCCACACAACCCAGAAGGCATTTATTTTGACTCTCACCAATCCCATGGAGTTTTACCATCTGAACTGGATCAGAAACTGTGTCATTTGCTCATTGAGCAGCAGGAGAGCCAGATCCTAGTTCTGGAAACTAAACTGCAGTCAAGCCAGAGCAAACTTCATGAGAAGGAAACAGAACTCCAGGCATTGAAGGACTGTGTTCGTCACCTCACCGAACTTTCTCTTGAAACAGTTTCAGGCATG ATGAAACTGAGGAGGCTGAAACACAGACCATTGGAAGAGACTGGAACAATTGTACCAACTCATCATTATCTGCAGAGTTGCTTGGTGATGGTGCTAACAATAtggtgggaaagaaatcaaTGGTTGGGATGA